From the genome of Malus sylvestris chromosome 6, drMalSylv7.2, whole genome shotgun sequence, one region includes:
- the LOC126625488 gene encoding uncharacterized protein LOC126625488 has translation MDANNQTWVIAYAIVELKNKDSWVWFLELLAADLGIVNQCAWTFIFDKQKGLIPAFEKVLPNCNHQFYVKHLYTNYKADGFNGKRLKDALWNAAKATTIANFRESMAKVNRLNEKAYKWLEKRPALHWSRSHFETHTQCDILLNNLCESFNSFILRSRDKPIITMLETIRFLLMKRIWLRRDAMRKDKEAICPKIQKKLEEYKLKSSHTVATWSGGEKFEVDEGRGNVFVVHLNGCTCSCRRWDLTGFPCIHGCSAIYYARRQLEEFVSSWYKKEKYFEAYENLIQPVKGMKYWEPSENKCIIPPTFKRQSGRPKNRRHRESDENEFKLSKRGQKSVKCNASTSKASQPSQSSQPCTQEAPQPSSQPTQASQTTSKSTARGQKRRRNVP, from the exons ATGGATGCAAATAACCAAACTTGGGTTATTGCATATGCTATAGTAGAGCTCAAGAACAAGGACAGTTGGGTTTGGTTTTTGGAACTGCTAGCTGCTGACTTGGGAATTGTGAACCAGTGTGCTTGGACTTTCATTTTTGACAAACAAAAGGGTTTAATACCAGCTTTTGAGAAGGTGTTGCCTAATTGTAATCATCAATTCTATGTTAAGCACTTATACACTAACTACAAGGCAGATGGGTTTAATGGGAAACGATTAAAAGATGCCTTGTGGAATGCTGCCAAGGCAACAACCATCGCTAATTTTAGGGAGAGTATGGCTAAGGTGAATAGGCTAAATGAAAAGGCTTATAAATGGTTGGAGAAGAGACCAGCCTTGCATTGGAGTAGGTCACACTTTGAGACACACACTCAGTGTGACATTCTGTTAAACAACCTCTGTGAGAGCTTCAATTCTTTTATTCTAAGGTCTAGGGACAAGCCTATTATTACCATGCTGGAAACTATAAGATTTTTATTGATGAAGAGGATATGGTTGAGAAGAGATGCAATGAGGAAGGATAAAGAAGCTATCTGCCCAAAAATCCAGAAAAAGTTGGAGGAGTACAAACTGAAAAGCTCACACACTGTAGCTACATGGTCTGGAGGAGAAAAATTTGAAGTGGATGAAGGCAGAGGCAATGTATTTGTGGTGCATTTGAATGGGTGCACTTGCTCATGCAGAAGATGGGATTTGACAGGCTTTCCTTGCATACATGGTTGCTCGGCCATCTATTATGCAAGGAGACAGCTTGAGGAATTTGTTTCCTCTTGGTACAAGAAGGAGAAGTACTTTGAAGCTTACGAAAACTTGATTCAACCCGTCAAAGGCATGAAATATTGGGAGCCATCTGAAAACAAATGCATTATTCCTCCAACTTTTAAAAGGCAGTCGGGGAGACCAAAAAATAGGAGACATAGGGAGAGTGATGAAAATGAATTCAAGTTAAGCAAGAGAGGGCAAAAAAGTGTGAAATGTAAT GCCTCAACATCTAAGGCATCACAACCCTCTCAGTCATCTCAGCCATGCACTCAGGAAGCTCCACAACCTTCATCTCAGCCAACTCAAGCCTCTCAAACCACTTCAAAGTCTACTGCAAGAGGTCAGAAAAGGAGGAGGAATGTTCCATGA
- the LOC126626342 gene encoding 60S ribosomal protein L24-1-like, with product MVLKTELCRFSGDKIYPGKGIRFIRSDSQVFLFANSKCKRYFHNRLKPSKLTWTAMYRKQHKKDIAAESVKKRRRSTKKPYSRSIVGATLEVIQKRRTEKPEVRDAAREAALREIKERIKKTKDEKKVKKSELVSKSKVQSKGNMPKAAAPKAAKLGGGGGKR from the exons ATGGTTCTGAAGACGGAACTCTGCCGTTTCAGCGGCGACAAGATTTACCCGGGAAAGGGAATCCGATTCATCCGCTCCGATTCCCAGGTCTTCCTCTTCGCCAATTCCAAATGCAAGAGGTACTTCCACAACCGCCTCAAGCCTTCAAAGCTCACCTGGACCGCCATGTACCGGAAGCAACACAAGAAG GATATTGCTGCCGAATCTGTGAAGAAGAGGCGCCGTTCGACCAAGAAGCCCTATTCGAGGTCCATTGTTGGTGCCACATTGGAAGTTATCCAGAAGCGAAGGACTGAAAAGCCCGAAGTTCGTGACGCTGCCCGTGAGGCGGCTCTTCG TGAAATTAAGGAGAGGATTAAGAAGACCAAGGATGAGAAGAAGGTGAAGAAATCTGAATTGGTGTCCAAGTCAAAGGTTCAGTCCAAGGGAAACATGCCCAAGGCTGCTGCTCCTAAGGCCGCCAAGCTCGGAGGTGGTGGTGGAAAACGATga